The following are from one region of the Treponema denticola genome:
- a CDS encoding acetyl-CoA carboxylase carboxyltransferase subunit alpha, whose product MSNTDQTNLLNNLKDIAQKAGLDISEELAKINAKLESSTALSKTWERVELARHSDRPRTLDYINLIFDNFTELHGDRFFGDDPAMIGGIGFIDGRPVTVIGTQKGRNLRETIDRNGGMANPEGYRKAMRLAKQAEKFKRPIITFIDTQGAYPGLGAEERGIGEAIAFNLREFSRLKTPIICIIIGEGGSGGALGIGVGDKIYMLENAIFSVISPEGCASILLRDSSRAKDAAAMLKITSQEVLDLKVINGIIPEPEKGAHTDPKKTADAIKEQILKDLDDLTKRDPAVLVKYRSKKIRSIGKYSE is encoded by the coding sequence ATGAGCAATACGGATCAAACAAACTTGTTAAATAATTTAAAGGATATAGCCCAAAAGGCGGGGCTTGATATAAGTGAAGAGCTTGCAAAAATAAACGCAAAACTTGAAAGCTCAACAGCTCTTTCCAAAACGTGGGAAAGGGTAGAACTCGCCCGCCACAGCGACAGGCCCAGAACCTTGGACTACATCAATTTGATTTTCGATAATTTTACCGAGCTTCACGGCGACCGCTTCTTCGGCGATGACCCAGCAATGATAGGCGGGATAGGCTTTATCGACGGAAGGCCGGTTACGGTAATCGGCACCCAAAAGGGAAGAAACTTACGCGAAACCATCGACAGAAACGGAGGTATGGCAAACCCTGAAGGCTACCGCAAAGCCATGCGCCTTGCAAAACAGGCCGAAAAATTTAAACGGCCGATTATTACCTTTATCGACACTCAAGGGGCCTACCCCGGCCTTGGAGCCGAAGAAAGAGGAATCGGAGAAGCCATCGCCTTTAACTTGCGGGAATTCAGCCGCCTAAAGACTCCCATAATCTGCATAATCATAGGCGAAGGAGGCTCCGGCGGAGCCCTCGGCATAGGAGTCGGAGACAAAATTTACATGCTTGAAAATGCCATCTTCTCGGTTATATCCCCGGAAGGATGCGCTTCAATACTATTGAGGGATTCAAGCAGGGCAAAGGATGCAGCCGCCATGCTTAAAATTACCAGCCAAGAAGTTCTTGATCTAAAGGTAATCAACGGCATCATCCCAGAGCCCGAAAAAGGAGCTCACACCGATCCTAAAAAAACCGCCGATGCTATAAAGGAGCAAATCCTAAAGGATTTAGACGACCTTACAAAGCGCGATCCCGCCGTTTTGGTAAAATACCGAAGCAAAAAGATAAGAAGCATAGGAAAGTATTCGGAGTAA
- a CDS encoding endonuclease/exonuclease/phosphatase family protein, producing the protein MRARRLFLFLPLTVLAILLLLTAAFFLFVTIAEYRPKAVEKTDINVNAKKMILKTDEVLKVLSWNIGYCGLDAQNDFFYDGGKNVTARSNEAVLDNLEKVKALLKKEDCGFNLLQEIDVKSRRSFYVNQKKALSDFFADYDSVFAANYDAVIVPAPVLNPLGRVKSGVFTLSKYGIQKAERLQLPGTFSWPLKTVNLKRCLLVSEIKTDVPDKNLYIINLHLSAYDADGVLRKQEMEFLQNLALKLYNEGHWVIAGGDWNSLFPGVEKNRFMPYTTPDEFLEWIEYLPADFIGKEWKWGFDSSTPTVRLLEKPYVKDENYTTIIDGFICSPNIEIVGVKTGDLNFEVSDHHPVIAEFKLLK; encoded by the coding sequence ATGAGAGCACGAAGATTGTTTCTTTTTCTTCCTTTGACGGTCTTAGCGATTTTACTTCTTTTAACAGCCGCTTTTTTTCTTTTTGTTACCATAGCAGAATACCGTCCTAAGGCTGTCGAAAAAACCGATATAAATGTAAATGCAAAAAAAATGATTTTAAAGACTGATGAGGTTTTAAAGGTTTTAAGCTGGAACATAGGCTATTGCGGTCTTGATGCTCAAAACGATTTTTTCTATGACGGCGGAAAAAACGTAACAGCCCGAAGCAATGAGGCTGTATTAGATAACCTCGAAAAAGTAAAAGCTTTACTTAAAAAAGAAGATTGCGGTTTTAACCTTTTACAAGAAATCGATGTAAAATCAAGGCGCAGCTTTTATGTAAATCAAAAAAAAGCTCTATCCGATTTTTTTGCCGATTATGATTCCGTTTTTGCAGCAAACTATGATGCCGTCATTGTGCCGGCTCCCGTTTTAAATCCCTTGGGAAGAGTAAAAAGCGGTGTTTTTACTTTAAGTAAATATGGAATACAAAAAGCGGAGAGGCTTCAGCTTCCCGGAACTTTTTCATGGCCCTTAAAAACCGTCAACTTAAAGCGCTGTCTTCTGGTTTCTGAAATTAAAACCGATGTTCCGGATAAGAATCTCTATATAATCAATCTGCATCTTTCGGCTTACGATGCAGACGGTGTATTAAGAAAACAGGAAATGGAATTTTTACAAAACCTTGCCTTAAAATTGTATAATGAAGGACATTGGGTAATTGCCGGAGGGGATTGGAACTCTCTTTTTCCGGGTGTAGAAAAAAATCGTTTTATGCCTTATACTACACCTGATGAATTTCTTGAATGGATAGAATATTTACCTGCAGATTTTATAGGCAAGGAATGGAAGTGGGGCTTTGATAGCTCTACGCCTACAGTCCGACTTTTGGAAAAGCCCTATGTTAAGGATGAAAATTACACCACAATAATAGATGGGTTTATATGCTCTCCCAATATTGAAATTGTCGGAGTAAAAACCGGAGATTTAAATTTTGAGGTTTCGGATCATCATCCCGTAATTGCAGAATTTAAACTTTTAAAATGA
- the hutH gene encoding histidine ammonia-lyase, protein MKVKPVTVTGSSLTIEDVVAVARHGAEVKLSADAKKRIKDSKKIVDDIVKSGKPTYGISTGFGELSTVTITKDQNGALQRNLILSHACGVGNPFPEDIVRAIMLLRLNTHASGFSGVTPSVPDILVDMLNKGVTPYVPEKGSLGASGDLANLAHIALVMIGEGKAYYEGKLMEGKAALAKAGLKPVVLSGKDGLGIINGTPVMSGIGALALHDAEQLLKAANMGASLVFEAFRGITAALDPRIHKSRPHKGQIDTAAFILKMLKGSSSINTRENDVQDPYTLRCVPQVHGASADAIAYVRKVLEVEINAVTDNPLVFPDNHDVISGGNFHGQPIAITMDFLGIAVSELANISERRIERLVNPQLNGGLPAFLIENGGVNSGFMIPQYTAASLVSENKVLAHPASVDSITSSGNKEDHVSMGTTAARKITEIVKNVRHVLAIEWLTAAQACDLRGIKKYGKGTGEMMKLIRKHISKVTEDRILYNDIMKSLEIISNDENIEMIENAAK, encoded by the coding sequence ATGAAGGTAAAACCTGTAACAGTAACCGGCAGCAGTTTGACGATAGAAGACGTTGTAGCTGTTGCCCGCCACGGAGCTGAAGTAAAGCTGTCCGCAGATGCAAAAAAAAGAATCAAGGATTCAAAGAAAATTGTAGATGACATCGTAAAAAGCGGTAAGCCTACTTACGGCATTTCGACCGGCTTTGGAGAATTATCCACCGTAACGATTACCAAGGATCAAAACGGTGCTCTGCAGAGGAATTTAATATTAAGCCATGCCTGCGGTGTAGGCAATCCCTTCCCCGAAGACATAGTTAGGGCTATAATGCTTTTAAGGCTTAACACTCATGCGAGCGGTTTTTCGGGAGTAACCCCGTCTGTCCCGGATATTCTTGTAGATATGTTAAACAAGGGAGTAACGCCCTATGTACCCGAAAAAGGGTCCTTAGGAGCAAGCGGTGACTTGGCAAACCTAGCCCACATTGCTCTCGTAATGATAGGAGAGGGAAAGGCCTATTATGAGGGCAAACTTATGGAAGGAAAGGCGGCTCTTGCAAAGGCCGGTTTAAAACCTGTCGTACTTTCCGGAAAAGATGGTCTCGGTATAATTAACGGTACTCCTGTAATGTCCGGTATCGGAGCCTTAGCTCTGCACGATGCAGAGCAGCTTCTCAAGGCTGCAAACATGGGCGCTTCCTTGGTATTTGAAGCCTTTAGGGGAATTACCGCAGCCCTCGACCCCAGAATCCATAAATCCCGTCCGCACAAGGGTCAAATTGATACGGCAGCCTTTATCCTCAAAATGTTAAAGGGCAGTTCATCTATCAATACAAGAGAAAATGATGTGCAAGACCCCTATACGCTCAGATGCGTTCCGCAAGTTCACGGAGCAAGTGCCGATGCTATCGCCTATGTCCGCAAGGTTTTAGAGGTAGAAATCAATGCCGTAACCGATAATCCGCTCGTATTCCCGGACAATCATGATGTTATTTCAGGCGGAAACTTCCATGGTCAGCCCATAGCTATTACCATGGACTTCTTGGGGATTGCCGTCAGCGAGCTTGCAAACATAAGCGAGCGCCGAATCGAACGCCTTGTAAACCCGCAGTTAAACGGAGGCCTTCCTGCCTTCTTAATAGAAAACGGCGGAGTAAATTCGGGTTTTATGATTCCTCAATATACGGCGGCCTCACTTGTTTCAGAAAACAAGGTATTGGCTCATCCTGCCAGCGTTGACTCTATTACCTCATCAGGAAACAAAGAGGACCACGTAAGTATGGGAACAACCGCTGCCCGAAAAATAACCGAAATCGTTAAAAACGTACGCCATGTTCTTGCTATTGAGTGGCTTACGGCTGCTCAAGCCTGCGATTTACGCGGCATCAAAAAATACGGCAAGGGAACAGGAGAGATGATGAAGCTTATTCGAAAGCATATCTCCAAGGTTACCGAAGACCGCATTCTTTATAACGACATTATGAAGTCTCTTGAGATTATTTCAAATGATGAAAACATTGAAATGATTGAAAATGCGGCTAAGTAA
- the accD gene encoding acetyl-CoA carboxylase, carboxyltransferase subunit beta, which yields MDCPSCKVSYDEEVFTDNLMVCPHCNCHLRIEPRQRITYLTDENSFQELYPNLKTCNPIEMAGYEEKISAAEEKAALNEAVITGSCKIKGRDALLALMSFHFMGGSMGSVVGEKISRLMLKGAAERIPVIIYATSGGARMQEGLFSLMQMAKTSSAAAELDEKGVPLFIMLCDPTTGGVTASFAMLGDITAAEPGALIGFAGPRVIEGTIRQQLPEGFQRAEFQLEKGFVDCIVPRQEQRQFFARMIDAHSLGLKEAPKKKKTAGAINITA from the coding sequence ATGGATTGTCCTAGTTGTAAAGTATCATACGATGAAGAGGTTTTTACAGATAACCTGATGGTTTGTCCTCATTGTAATTGCCATCTACGCATAGAACCGAGGCAAAGGATTACCTATCTGACCGACGAAAATTCGTTTCAAGAACTGTATCCGAACCTCAAAACATGTAACCCCATCGAAATGGCAGGTTATGAAGAAAAGATTTCGGCGGCCGAAGAAAAAGCGGCCTTAAACGAAGCCGTTATTACAGGCTCTTGTAAGATTAAAGGAAGAGATGCTCTCTTAGCCCTCATGTCCTTTCACTTTATGGGAGGTTCTATGGGCTCCGTTGTAGGCGAAAAAATTTCGCGGCTTATGCTAAAGGGAGCAGCCGAAAGGATACCTGTAATTATCTATGCGACTTCAGGCGGAGCGCGAATGCAGGAAGGGCTTTTTTCTTTAATGCAGATGGCCAAAACTTCAAGTGCGGCCGCCGAGTTGGATGAAAAAGGAGTTCCTCTTTTTATAATGCTTTGCGACCCGACCACGGGAGGTGTTACGGCAAGTTTTGCAATGCTCGGAGATATAACGGCAGCAGAACCCGGAGCCCTTATAGGCTTTGCAGGCCCCAGAGTTATCGAAGGCACTATCCGCCAGCAGCTGCCCGAAGGCTTTCAGCGGGCGGAATTTCAGTTGGAAAAGGGCTTTGTGGACTGTATAGTGCCGCGCCAAGAACAAAGGCAATTTTTTGCCCGCATGATTGACGCTCACAGCCTCGGCCTTAAAGAAGCCCCTAAAAAGAAAAAGACAGCAGGAGCGATAAACATTACGGCTTGA